From the genome of Bos javanicus breed banteng chromosome 20, ARS-OSU_banteng_1.0, whole genome shotgun sequence:
CTGTCTTTAATGCTGTTAATTGGATTGAGTCCAGCTCTTGGGATGGTATGTTgcatattttcccaaagaaactaTCCTTGAGGAGGAATAGGCCTAAATACCATTTGCAGACTTTTACCAGTTATGCTTGTTTGAATGTGTTCAGAAAGATAGCTATGACTTTCAACATATTTGCTTTAGAAATTAGTTCTGTTTATCATGTAGGATAAAATTATCTATCAAAATttagtcagaattttttttttttctttaccaaagATGGGAAAATATGATACATTCTGGGAAAATACAATACTTTCAGTTTGTATGTATGATAGTTAGGGTGTCAATCACCTTCTTGTATACtaacaaataatatttttcaggACGGTATGCCCTGGTAGTTGCAGGGGATATTGCTGTATATGCCACAGGAAATGCCAGACCTACAGGTGGGGTTGGAGCCGTTGCTATGCTAATTGGGCCTAATGCACCTTTAATTTTTGAACGAGGTGAGTGTTTGGgaagtacttttttttaatttgcacaatatgctgagaaatttaaaaattagaagcttGTACTTGGTGTTCATTAAATGCAGGCACTACCTGCTAAGAGCtttatgtgtattatcatatttaGTCTTCACAGCAATCCTATGACACAAGTgatgtcatccccattttacagaggagtaaAATGGGTTTAAGTAGGGTTGCTAACAACTGGGAGAAGTAACTTGCCCATAGTCATGTAGtaatttgttttcagttcagagCAATTGTGATCTCCCAGTTAGGTGTATGAAACTTGCATAAAATGTTGCATATCAAGAGGCTTAGGCCTGTCCATGGCTATTGTTATGTTTCACTTCAATCACATACTCGTTTCACCTTGTGATTTCTATTCTGCAAGTGATGAGTTGACTAGATTTAAGAAAAGTTCCCAGATAATGCAATTTGCTTACTGACATACATCAGGAAGCAGAGTTACATGGAcctcttccttttttgttctaATAGGACTTCGTGGGACACATATGCAACATGCCTATGACTTTTACAAGCCTGATATGCTTTCTGAATATCCTATAGTAGATGGAAAACTGTCCATACAGTGCTACCTCAGTGCATTAGACCGCTGCTATTCTGTCTACCGCAAGAAGATCCGTGCCCGGTGGCAGAAAGGTGGGTTTTATCAGTTTTCCTTGGTTTTGCTATCTGTCGAGGGCAGTGTAATGTACTCACTGTCTTTAGTGAGAAACTACTTCGTGGGCATCCTTCATTAGTATTTTCCTTTAACCATTGCTTCCTCACCCACCAAATAGCATAGTTTTCCCACAGTTTCTGGTAATGTATAATTTAAGAGAACAAGTAAACTTTGTAAATGAagtttatttctgtaaaaatacTTAGGATGACTTAACCcagtaagtggagaaggcaatagcaccccactccagtactcttgcctggaaaatcccatggacggaggagcctggtaggctgcagtccatggggtcgctaagagtcggataggactgagcgacttcactttcacttttcactttcatgcattggagaaggaaatggcaacccactccagtgttcttgcctggagaatcccagggacgggggagtctggtgggttgccatctatggggtcgcacagagtcagacacgacagaagcgacttagcagcagcagcagcaacccagtaAGAATATCAAAAGTaaggtaaaaaaagaaagtaacttGAATTTGGTACATATTCTGAAAGAGGTAGACAGTTGCAAACAAATTTCAGTTTGCAGCTGTGATCTGGAgaaaactaatgaaaataaattaccaaagtgacccccacctccccacataGTCTTTTTGTACTTGACCTGtgaattcatgggcttcccttgtggctcagcttataaagaatccacctgcaatgcaggagacctgggttcgatccctgggttgggaagatcccttggagaagggaaaggctacctactccagtattctggcctggagaattctatggactgtgtgtatagtccatggggtcgcaaagagttggacacgactgggcaactttcacttcacttctgtgaaTTCATATTTGCTCTTTTAGCGTCATCATCAATCTCTATCTTTAACCCTGAGAAAGTGCTTGAGATACTGAGAAGGACAGTATTTGAATTAAAACCATTAAAGCACACAGTATTATATAAAGTATGCTTTTTCCATAGTCCAACTTCGCTTTATAGGGTTTGTGAGACTGGGTTAAAAATAAGATTCAATAACGGATATTAGGAAACATAGTGGCTTTAGATAAGAAGCATTCTTGAAGTATGTAATATATACTGTTTACCAGTATTTAACAGTACAGTGATTTTCTAACATTTATTAGAATCTGCAGTAAGAAATAGACTTTACATTGTTATGTGCAGTTAAATGGAAACTAATGTCATCAAATTTTTTTGCCCATGCTGCAAGTTATACAGTTTACTCTTTTCTACTCTTTTTCATTCAGACAAAAAAACAACCTCTTaatttattaagtaaaaaaaaacaaaacaaaaaactggcctTGATCCATTAAATTGATTACACAGCCCTCTAATGGATTGTGATAGTTTAGTTTGAAAACCAATAATAGTGTATATTGTTCGATTTCTGGGTGTCTTTTTGACACAAATTTTAAACCATAGAGATATTTCattatatagtatattttttTATTGCTACTTAAAGATATAAAGACATCCCAACCATGTTCTAAAATCAGACTTCAAAAGTTAGTGGCTTAAATGGATTTCATAATTTCTTTGGATTTCTCTTTCAGAGGGAAATGATAGAGATTTCACCTTGAATGATTTTGGTTTCATGATATTCCACTCACCCTATTGTAAACTGGTTCAGAAATCTCTAGCCCGGATGTTGCTGAATGACTTCCTTAATGACCAGAACAGAGATAAGAATACTATCTACAGTGGCCTAGAAGCCTTTGGGTAAGAGGAATtatgatttttctcccttctatgtgagagtattttttttatattggttaAACCGCTATTTATACAGACATGAAAATTTTAGAGTCAAAAGAAGTCATCTTGTCTAACCTATTTAATCAGTGAAgaaactgagccccagagagGTGGTCGTTCACCTATATGAATTCTTTAGTCTTTTCTATTCAGGTTTTCTTATTTCCTCCTTTTAGATCTGTTCCTGTTGTCACCTTGGTAATATTGCCCCTCAAGTGCCTGTATTTATACAGCAGCGTCTTCACTCTCCCCCCTGCCTCTCCTCTGCCTACATCCATTCTGCCCTTGGCCACTCCTGATATCTGCTCTCATACTCCTTCCGTTTTCCCCACTTTTGGGGCCTCCTGGCATGCTATGCCTGTTAAACTCTTGCTGTTTCTCCTGTGTCCCTTCTCcatctgataaaatattttttaacacttGGCTCCTATAAATGTGACTCTTCTAACTAAATAGACAATATTATGGACTTGAAATAGTAGTATATTCTGTTTGGTGATGACAGAGCTGTAGGAGGTTATTAACCCATTAGAATTATGTTGTCttgattattaaagaaaaaaaaaacttttcagaaaaaGGACCACATTTGTACAACTGTTATATCTTATCTAGCAATTAGCATACTGCTACTTGgtttttaataaatagaaatcaGCATCATATACTTCTATTAGAATAGTAGTTAGGTCTAGtaagtaatataataaaaatatagtctTTGACACTATAAGATTAtcttttttctaaacttttcagGGATGTTAAATTAGAAGATACCTACTTTGACAGAGATGTGGAAAAGGCATTTATGAAAGCTAGTTCAGAACTCTTCAATCAGAAAACAAAGGCATCTTTGCTTGTGtcaaatcaaaatggaaatatgtACACATCTTCAGTGTACGGCTCCCTGGCTTCTGTTCTCGCACAGTAAGTATGGATTTCCATTGCTTCAGTCCGCTTGTTTGGGGATGTTACATTTCTAAGACCAGATCTGGTATCAGGCACGTTGGTGGCAGGTCACAGAATGGTCTTTTCCTTTCAGGGTCTCTAGCCTCTTTGTTGACTTGAGGGAGATATGGAATGAGGCTATAGTTATTTATCCCAGAGTACTAAATTTCACGCTATCTTTCCCTGCTGTTGTTCTCATGGTCTTTTTATTCTTGACCTACAGTTGAACCATAAATCCCCAGTTGACAAAGTAGTTTATTTTAGGGCATAACTTTTCTCAACTCCATCATTCCTAAAGAGATGAGAACTCTTGTTTTCAATCTGCTTACTGTAAACAGTAAACTTTAGGTCAGATCCCTAGGCTTAGGATGAAGTTTATTCCAGCTGTGGTTCTCTACCCACTGTAGTAGGATGAGTTAAACTTTAATTTAAgagctttttttccctcctacatAGGTACTCACCTCAGCAGCTGGCAGGAAAGAGGATCGGCGTGTTTTCTTACGGTTCTGGTTTGGCTGCCACTCTATACTCCCTCAAAGTTACACAAGATGCCACACCAGGTAAACGCTGAGTCTTTTAACAACAATGTACTGAGAACCTACTGTGGTAAGGCTGACTTAGGCTTCTCAAGAAACATTTAACTCTCTTCCATAGATCTTTATGACATTTTAATCTTTATTACTTCTGTCAACACTCTGCCCAAAAATTCTGCTTTAACTGGGTAAATGGCAGGAGTATGTCTGAGTCAGAATATCTTTCCAAGTCAGGAAAAAAACTGTATAATgagcttaaacatttttttttaatgataaagtgttcaacttttccttctttggcaagtaattttattttaatctgttatctcatttttaaaaacctttatttCTGGGCCgcgtggggtcttagttgcagtgctTAGACGCTCtggttgcagtgcgcaggctcagtagttgtgcacggGCTCTCGCGTGCCTGGGCTTTGCAGTTGCAGCATGCCCGCCTAGTTGCTCTGAgtcatgtggcatcttagttctccAGCTAGTGATCAGACACTTCCTCTGCATCGcaaggcagtttcttaaccagtggaccacccaggaagtccctttTATGGCATTTTTAAAGCGTAGGTAGAGAAAAGGAAGTGTCTTTATTTAAGGCGGGCAGCTTTTGAGTCTTCACACTAATGATTGAGACTGATCATggtgctgctgccaagtcgcttcagtcgtgtccgactctgtgtgaccccatagatggcagcccaccaggctctccgtccctgagattctccaggcaagaacactggagtgggctgccatttccttctccagtgcacgaaagtgaaaagtgaaagtgaagtcgctcagttgtgtcagactcttagcgaccccatggactgaggtccaccaggctcctccatccatgggattttccaggcaagagtactggagtgggtgccactgccttctccagagactgATCATAGGAGTGAATAATACCAGGCCATTTCTTGCAGGCTTGGTGGTTTATTAAGTTATCTAATGTTTATAGGGATGTGGTCTTAGCTGTATTTAAGGATACTTTTGTGCCCTCCCTGAGCAGGAAGGagcaaaaatacagagaaaaacggTTGAAAGACTTGGCATTATTCTGAAACTGTTCGTTGACTCTAGACAAGTTATTTATAGTTTCACATCCCACCTATTTCCTCAGTTGTCTGCTGGCCAAGGCTGAACAAATGTCTAGTCAAGGTTCATAGGAAGCTACATCAAATAAATAACATCTTATCTTTTAACTAAACAATAGCCTGTagttctgaaagaaatgaaaagttgttttttccttttggcagCATTTTGTTCAGGCTTTGGGATATGTATACTATTTTTACTGTATTAATGTTGCAATTATTTGCTATTTTAGGGTCTGCTCTTGATAAAATAGTAGCAAGCATATGTGATCTTAAGTCAAGGCTTGACTCAAGAACTTGTGTGGCACCAGATATTTTTGCTGAAAACATGAAGCTCCGAGAGGATACTCATCACTTGGGTAAAAACATTAAATTGTTAATATACACCCAGAAGCCTACTGGAGGGCTGTTTTATTACCAGATGAGTTATATGTTATAACTCATTTTTCATATGCTCTGCCTTTCCTTTAGCCAACTACATTCCCCAGAGTTCCATAGATTCCCTCTTCGAAGGAACATGGTACCTAGTTCGAGTAGAcgaaaaacacagaagaacttacGCTCGGCGCCCGTCTCTAAACGACGACACTTTGAATGAGGGAGTAGGCCTTGTGCACCCGAGCACTACAGCCGAGGTAAGTAAAGCTTATTGTGTTGGTCTTGGGCTTTGATGGGATAAGAAAATCTCCATCCCCAGATCTCCTGACTGAGGTGACCTCACTGAAATCTGTCCACTTAAAGGAATGTCAATAAAGCAGGGTGATTGAGAACCAGGGCTCTGGGAGTGGGTTCCAGCTGTGCATTTTCCAGTTGTATGCAGCCCTTGGCAGTTAGTGTTTTTCAGTGCACAGTAAAtgctaggttgttttttttttagcaataccAAAGTTTAAAGCAAAACTGAGAAGGCTCACTTGTGGTTTGTATCTTGGTGAGAGATGAAGCAGGAGCTGGGTGTTGAGCCCCTCACATCCCTTCTCTCAGGCCATTGTCTACTCTATCTCCAGGTGTCAAGAAGGAGTAGTAATTGTTATGACTGGAATTCGTATTACATGCTAATCACTTTTTAGGTTTTCTACATAAACCCTTATAAAAACCCCCTTGAGGTAAATGCTACTgtgcccattttagagatgaagctGAAAGAAGTTAAATGAGACTTGACCAAGATCAGAGCCAGGCTTCAAACTGAGGACTTTAAAAACTtcgaagttatttattttatccattcagcaCAAATGTGCTGAATGCGTAGTCTTGCTCTTTGAGGTAGCAAATCAAGCCCCGAGTGTTTGAAATCAAAGGCAAGCTATAACAAGGGAAATACTGGGTGTGGTAGATAGATCTCCGTAGCCCTCCTCTCCCTTGCTACAGGGTAATCATATGATACGTTCACCATAAGGTAAAGAATGGACATTTTTGCTCCCTCCATGAAAAGTTCTACAGAATATATagttgtatatgtataaatatacatatatatttatatataatatatatatatatatttctctccaGAGCTGCCCTTTTCCTATTAGAACTTTGGTTAGCAACATGatttttcttggggaaaaaaactcttaagaggtgaccatatatatatatatatatattttttttttttttagcatattccAAGCCCTGCTAAGAAAGTGCCAAGACTCCCTGCAACAGCAGCAGAACCTGAAGCAGCTGTCATCAGTAACGGGGAGCATTAAGATACTTCTGTGAGGTGGAGGACTTCAGGGGGGGTTGGGGGAGCGTATGGGAACGGTTGGGGGAACGGGACATCTGGGgtcaattttaaaagattacatgTTGCTTAAATTTTTACGTGACTGACATGGAGCCTGGAAAACTATCGTGTCCTTGAGAAAGTCTCTTTGCTCAGTTTGCTAACATGCTTCCTGTTGTGATCTAGCCAATGCTTACTGTACTCGAATGATGGATGTTAAGGGCTCTGTAAGACTTCATACCTCTCTGGCCATGTGTATGCATGAAGCTTAGTTTTTAAATGTAGCCTGAAATCGTGCACTTCTGGTGAGGAAAGCAGCGGTACTAGTCTccgattttaatttttttaaacatgtaagaATTTTATACTTTGAACAAACAAGATTACTGAAGGTTCCTgtggtttttgaaaaaaaaaaaaaagtttttagtttAGGGAATGTGTGGTTTTAATGTAATATGCACAAACCCAGTTTGAAAATGACAAGACAAACACACTCTTTTTCTAGAATTTGTGAatccttgagagagagagagagaaaaagagagagagagaagaattggGAACGGTGACACTAGTTCTGGAAACTGTTACTTTAAATCCAGGCCATCAGTGATGAGTTACTGCCATGATCTCTGTGAACAGAGGGATGCCAGCACTGAGCAGACTGTGGTATGGAAAACATGGTACCTTTGGGGGCTATGGGTCTGCTCCCTAGGTCTGCTCCTGACTCAGTTCAAAGTGTATTTTGTGGAAGAGCCTTGATGTTATTGGAGCTGTGTATGAGAAAGCTTGTGGCTGTGATCCTTCCCTTGTACCTTATTTtcaggaataaataaaacatttttctggctgcctttcaaaaatttaaaacaaaaaggaaggaCAGGGACAGGGCATTGTGAAGTTATTTCTGATGGTTCAGTATTATAAATTCAACTTAAAGACTGACAGCCTCAACTCATGTTGTAagtattcctttcctttttcgTTTTTGTATCTGTTCAGTGCAAATTGAAAGATACAACTCAAGGTTTTTACATAGTATGACCAGCCAAAAAGTATTCCACTTCTCAAGGTCTGGAAGTAGGATATATAAAGCGTTTTCTCAAACTTTCACCTTAAAAATAGCAACAGTAACAAACCATCACATGGAATGAATAAGAAGACTGGTTGGACAGTTTCTTAGATCCTTCTGGTGCTGAACTATGACATGAGCCTTATAGATTGTAAAATAGAGATAGTTGGAACTAATGTACAgaactaaattttttaaactttatttgccGTTGAATTCTGTGAAGTTTCAGTTATCTAAAATAAACTTACACAAATATGAAATGCAGTGTTTCAGATTGCAAGGTAATATGTAATGTAGTATTTGTAAAATACTCTTAATATTAACTAATGGTGTTTTGATTTGTACAGTTATGATTTGTtgaaatgacttcattttaacataCACTGATGTAGATTAATAATGTAAGTTCAGATTTAAAGATTGATGGGGACATGGTGCATGTAATACTTTTTGCAAGTATCGGGAGTTCAGTATGTTTTGAAAAGAGTAATTTAACTTTGGGGGTGTCAGGAAACGGGTTTTCTCAAAGCCCATTGCCGGCAATGGGCAGGCCTAGTGAAACTGGCACAGAGCATCAATTGTGCACCTTATTAACAGTGAGGTGGGTAACTTTGAATAAAgttttagagaaatattttagatacttgaatattcttttttttttccctcctgaacTAACATCCTGAACTAACAGTTTAGGCAAGAAAGCAGCTAATATGCTATTTTTAAGTGCAGGCatccatttcatttcagttcactgattcactAACTCTTTCACCAAAATTTGTAAACCTGATATAAGCAGGACATTCTACTTACATCACTTAAGTCAGAAATAAAGACTTACAAGATCTATGATTTTGCCTTCAAGGAGCTATTTGTCTAGTATGGAGGAACATATACTGATAGTTTATTATTCTTATACTTCAAACAAAGAAATTAACTCCCAAATTAACATGTATAAATTTTGCCATAAATAGTTGTGAAGAGAGTTACTGTGTTTTCCTAACAACAACCTAAGATTAAGGGTTGGCAATTAAACATTAAAAGCAGATTTTATAGCCAATATAGAACTGCCTACTACCAACTAGAGCCTCCAGCCTGAATGTCTCAGGTTGCTGATGTTCTCGCAGATGTTTTATAGAGAGAATTTTTACATTGGCAGTAATATTGGATGAGATAATCTCAATCGCTATCAATTTTTAGGATTATGTGAACCAGGAATTAAATCAGAATATTTCTAGTACTGATCAGTTATTTTATCATGCTGTCATGTCTAGATTCAATActtaataatgattttattttcggGGCCCGTCTCCCAATTTCTCTGGGTGATAGAAGATAAGGCCTGTGTTCTCTAATCCTGCAGTTCTAGGAATTCTAGATCCTAATTCTGCAAAGTCTAAGATCCTAATTAATATGACTTTGAGAATTCtatccttccccttctcctttttggAGTTTTTGcagttaactttttattttttttactttctggattttgtttatttcatgAACAGTGGTGAGTACACTGAAGATGAATGCTAGACAGAATTCACGGATGCAGACAGCTACTTCCCATCCTCCTGGGACTTGGTTGATACCCTTCATCTCTTGTTTGCTGTTTGAAATGTCCTGACACACTAAAATAGAAATGGAGAGACCAAGGGATGTAACAGGATCTTTAAATAATTAGAGCTATGTAATCTTCATATAAAAGCAAACACTTCCTTTAAAATTTCTAGCAACCACTCTTAATTAAATTAGAAGTTCCTATTTTTTTCCTAGTTTAGTGGGAGAAAGAAATAATTGAcctgtgattttttatttttttccccctcaaactaGTACTAAGTCAATACTATGGTGCTGAAGATTATGAATACCAAGCCTCAGAAAGTTTATATATTATCAGGGGTCTAGCTTATAACAAAAAatgtacttttcattttatttttttgtttttgtttttttttttttacttatttttttttttacttttcattttaaatgtttagaaGTGCAAAGCAAAGAATTCAccttttctttgtcttatttcattACTGTGCAgagtaataaaagtaaaaaatagagtaaaaaaatactgaaagttTTGAACTAAAGCTTCCTTTTGTCTCCAGCTGTTTCTGCATGCTGTTAAACTAGCACCTCCACTCCATCTTAGCAAAGCCTTGTTGACCTTTGGGGATCTCTGCTCAAGATCTGCTTCCTCCCTGAAGGCTGCCTGGACTACCTGAGTAGTAAGCACTTCTCACCCTACATATCAGATTTCGTTATTCAAACTTGCCAAGTCCTGAGGCATCTGGCCACTGCCTACTCAGTACTACTAAGGCCTCCTATGTTTTCATTGCCCCTGCCTTCACTGCTCCTCACATACGCCAAGTTTATTCCACCCTGGgcgtccctgatggctcagatgataaagaatctaactgcagtgcaggagacctaggttcagtccctgggtcaggaagatcccctggagaagggaagggctacccacttcagtattcttgcctggagaattccgtggacagaggagcctggcaggctacagtccatggggttgcaaagagttggatatgactgagtgactaacacttgcgcTTCACTTACTCCAGCCTTAGAGCCTTCGGTCTGTCGGCC
Proteins encoded in this window:
- the HMGCS1 gene encoding hydroxymethylglutaryl-CoA synthase, cytoplasmic isoform X1, which codes for MLQVPEGGDRVTDLETAVLYPSRSSFTMPGSLPLNAEACWPKDVGIVALEIYFPSQYVDQAELEKYDGVDAGKYTIGLGQAKMGFCTDREDINSLCMTVVQNLMERNSLSYDCIGRLEVGTETIIDKSKSVKTNLMQLFEESGNTDIEGIDTTNACYGGTAAVFNAVNWIESSSWDGRYALVVAGDIAVYATGNARPTGGVGAVAMLIGPNAPLIFERGLRGTHMQHAYDFYKPDMLSEYPIVDGKLSIQCYLSALDRCYSVYRKKIRARWQKEGNDRDFTLNDFGFMIFHSPYCKLVQKSLARMLLNDFLNDQNRDKNTIYSGLEAFGDVKLEDTYFDRDVEKAFMKASSELFNQKTKASLLVSNQNGNMYTSSVYGSLASVLAQYSPQQLAGKRIGVFSYGSGLAATLYSLKVTQDATPGSALDKIVASICDLKSRLDSRTCVAPDIFAENMKLREDTHHLANYIPQSSIDSLFEGTWYLVRVDEKHRRTYARRPSLNDDTLNEGVGLVHPSTTAEHIPSPAKKVPRLPATAAEPEAAVISNGEH
- the HMGCS1 gene encoding hydroxymethylglutaryl-CoA synthase, cytoplasmic isoform X2, with translation MPGSLPLNAEACWPKDVGIVALEIYFPSQYVDQAELEKYDGVDAGKYTIGLGQAKMGFCTDREDINSLCMTVVQNLMERNSLSYDCIGRLEVGTETIIDKSKSVKTNLMQLFEESGNTDIEGIDTTNACYGGTAAVFNAVNWIESSSWDGRYALVVAGDIAVYATGNARPTGGVGAVAMLIGPNAPLIFERGLRGTHMQHAYDFYKPDMLSEYPIVDGKLSIQCYLSALDRCYSVYRKKIRARWQKEGNDRDFTLNDFGFMIFHSPYCKLVQKSLARMLLNDFLNDQNRDKNTIYSGLEAFGDVKLEDTYFDRDVEKAFMKASSELFNQKTKASLLVSNQNGNMYTSSVYGSLASVLAQYSPQQLAGKRIGVFSYGSGLAATLYSLKVTQDATPGSALDKIVASICDLKSRLDSRTCVAPDIFAENMKLREDTHHLANYIPQSSIDSLFEGTWYLVRVDEKHRRTYARRPSLNDDTLNEGVGLVHPSTTAEHIPSPAKKVPRLPATAAEPEAAVISNGEH